In a genomic window of Anoxybacter fermentans:
- a CDS encoding IS1182 family transposase has protein sequence MKRKNHNKKTFIEYNMNQTMLPLSFDVFIPENHLVRVVNSAIERMNIEPLLEKYKGGGRSSYHPKMMLKVIVYAYTQRIYSSRRIAKALRENIYFMWLSGNNKPDFRTINRFRSEIMKDVIDEVFASVLELLIEEGYVKLENYFLDGTKIEANANKYSFVWRKATKKYKARLRAKINELLKEIEKTNEEENRLYGDNDLEEMGEGKEIDSKKLEEKIKELEERLEKNSKDKKLKKTVKELKDKCLPRMKKYEQQEEILNGRNSYSKTDTDATFMRMKEDHMKNGQLKPAYNVQIGTENQFVVGYSIHQRPADSRCLIPHLEKVKEVTGKIPENVIADSGYGSEENYDYLEKANTNIYVKYNTFHKEQKKKFKNDIFKVENWPYDKENDEFICPAQRRLIYCKTKEIKTENGYTKQIRYYKCENCDGCELKENCTKAKGDRVIRINFKLREYKQKVKENLCSDKGMKLRSQRAIEAESVFGRIKGNWSFRRFLLRGLEKVKIEWGLLCIAHNLAKLATV, from the coding sequence ATGAAGAGGAAAAACCATAATAAAAAGACATTTATTGAATATAATATGAATCAGACAATGTTGCCTTTGAGTTTTGATGTGTTTATTCCTGAGAATCATTTAGTAAGGGTGGTAAATTCAGCTATAGAAAGGATGAATATTGAACCCCTGCTTGAAAAATATAAAGGTGGGGGTAGAAGCAGCTACCATCCGAAAATGATGCTTAAGGTTATAGTATATGCCTATACTCAGAGAATATATTCATCAAGACGAATTGCCAAGGCACTTCGGGAAAATATTTATTTTATGTGGCTTAGTGGTAACAATAAACCTGATTTTCGGACGATAAACCGATTCAGATCAGAGATCATGAAAGATGTTATTGATGAGGTATTTGCATCAGTATTGGAACTTCTTATAGAAGAAGGATATGTAAAGTTAGAGAATTACTTTTTAGATGGTACAAAAATAGAAGCTAATGCAAACAAATATAGCTTTGTCTGGAGAAAAGCGACAAAGAAGTACAAAGCAAGGCTTAGGGCAAAAATTAATGAACTTTTAAAAGAGATTGAGAAAACCAACGAAGAAGAGAATAGATTGTATGGGGATAATGACCTGGAGGAGATGGGTGAAGGAAAAGAAATAGATTCAAAGAAACTCGAAGAAAAAATTAAGGAACTTGAAGAACGTCTAGAAAAGAACTCCAAAGATAAGAAGTTAAAAAAAACAGTTAAAGAGCTCAAAGATAAATGTCTTCCTCGAATGAAAAAATATGAGCAGCAGGAAGAGATTTTAAATGGACGAAACAGTTATTCTAAAACAGATACTGATGCAACTTTTATGAGAATGAAAGAAGACCACATGAAAAATGGGCAATTGAAGCCCGCATATAATGTTCAGATAGGTACAGAGAATCAGTTTGTAGTTGGTTATAGTATTCATCAAAGGCCGGCAGATTCAAGATGCTTAATACCTCATTTAGAAAAAGTAAAAGAAGTTACAGGTAAGATTCCGGAAAATGTGATAGCTGATTCAGGTTATGGTAGTGAGGAAAATTATGATTACTTAGAGAAAGCCAATACTAATATTTATGTTAAGTATAATACTTTTCATAAAGAACAAAAGAAGAAGTTTAAAAATGATATATTTAAAGTAGAAAACTGGCCGTATGATAAAGAAAACGACGAGTTTATTTGTCCTGCTCAAAGAAGACTCATTTACTGTAAGACAAAAGAAATTAAGACTGAAAATGGATATACTAAACAAATTAGATATTACAAATGCGAAAATTGTGATGGGTGTGAGTTAAAAGAAAATTGTACCAAGGCCAAAGGTGATCGAGTAATAAGAATAAATTTTAAATTACGTGAATATAAGCAAAAGGTAAAGGAAAACCTTTGTTCCGATAAAGGTATGAAACTCCGTTCTCAAAGAGCAATTGAAGCGGAATCTGTCTTTGGAAGGATCAAAGGTAATTGGTCATTCCGGAGATTTCTGCTTCGTGGCCTTGAGAAAGTAAAAATTGAATGGGGTTTACTGTGTATAGCCCATAACCTGGCTAAACTGGCAACAGTATAG